One window of the Babesia microti strain RI chromosome IV, complete genome genome contains the following:
- a CDS encoding RNA methyltransferase (overlaps_old_locusTagID:BBM_III06470), producing MNLILISSSDIIDTNNTYTAVLKNNHFLHCVNVLKSKIGDTLRIGVINHGHGLAIVKNITNEYITIELEQPLHLIKCSNTVPVLDIAFVIPRPKAIDNSIKIAVTLGVGKISLICTDNIEKSYLLSSHITPTSVESCIKKGLEQCMDTRPPSVDLFRSWNHFIDYLNTNINYYKLIYVLHDKGTDDLSHVIDHRYGPILLIIGPERGWLDAEIDKFESLNCRILSLGSRILTCSTALSVSLGLFSNLLTNKSLRNGLHPANRNANVIPGNLLN from the exons atgaatttaattctGATAAGTTCTAGTGATATAATTGACACTAATAATACGTATACTGCGGTACTTAAGAATAATCATTTTCTTCACTGTGTTAATGTACTAAAATCAAAA ATCGGTGATACTTTGCGCATAGGAGTTATTAATCATGGCCATGGCCTAGCCAtagttaaaaatattactaatgaatatataacaattgaATTGGAACAGCCTCTGCATTT GATAAAATGTAGTAATACTGTGCCAGTGTTAGACATAGCATTTGTCATACCTAGACCCAAAGCCATAGATAATTCGATAAAA ATTGCTGTAACATTAGGAGTAGGCAAAATTTCTCTAATCTGTACGGATAACATCGAGAAAAGTTATCTATTGTCAAGTCACATAACACCAACAAGTGTGGAATCTTGTATTAAAAAAGGATTGGAACAATGTATGGATACTAGACCCCCTTCAGTTGACTTGTTTAGATCTTGGAACCACTTTATCGATTATCTTAATactaatattaattattataagtTGATATATGTACTGCACGATAAGGGCACAGACGATTTGTCACACGTTATTGATCATCGATACGGACCTATTTTGCTTATAATTGGTCCAGAAAGGGGCTGGTTAGATgctgaaattgataaatttgagtCATTAAATTGTAGAATACTATCTCTCGGATCCAGAATACTAACCTGTTCTACAGCGTTATCAGTTTCATTAGGCTTATTTAGTAATCTACTAACCAATAAATCGTTACGAAATGGACTACATCCGGCTAATAGAAATGCAAATGTTATACCTGGAAATTTACtaaactaa
- a CDS encoding hypothetical protein (overlaps_old_locusTagID:BBM_III06475) yields the protein MPQVNTLSMGCKFKFNNELSSKPQIIYNTRARVKQKRKKRSTNPSNLNTKIEQVRLNNFYNEEISSDDEIFLKNSNNSKCVWTKNNDNDDFFTPLDLWADQINPFISYPLCILDHTPNQHNNISTKYPIIFVNNISLHNLLSELSSQIPQIEDELFCDFDWDKISNSCGLAIRACREIWWSIDDRIIPILDGYLIILDMKHYKELDSKIILQCKKRIKTLINFAMKYNIHND from the exons ATGCCACAAGTCAACACCCTGTCTATGGGatgcaaatttaaatttaataatgaattatctAGCAAaccacaaataatttacaatacaCGCGCTAGAGTAAAGCAGAAACGGAAGAAACGAAGTACAAACCCTTCCAATTTAAACACCAAAATTGAACAAGTTagattaaataatttttacaatgaaGAGATAAGCTcagatgatgaaatttttcTGAaaaatagtaataatagTAAATGTGTATGGACAAAAAACAATGATAACGATGACTTCTTTACTCCTTTGGATTTATGGGCAGATCAAATTAACCCATTTATATCATACCCCCTTTGTATATTAGACCACACACCTAATCAGCATAATAACATTAGCACTAAATATCCAATCATCTTTGTCAATAACATCTCACTtcacaatttattatcgGAACTTTCAAGCCAAATACCGCAAATTGAGGATGAACTTTTCTGTGACTTCGATTGGGATAAG ATATCCAATAGTTGTGGTTTAGCTATTAGGGCCTGTAGGGAAATTTGGTGGAGTATCGACGATAGAATTATTCCAATTCTCGATGGCTATCTCATCATCCTAGATATGAAACATTACAAGGAACTTGAttccaaaataattttgcaGTGCAAG AAACGAATAAAAACACTTATCAATTTCGCTATGAAATACAATATTCAcaatgattaa
- a CDS encoding hypothetical protein (overlaps_old_locusTagID:BBM_III06495): MMIKCKYILPKFILKSKISTSYIINEYHTIRLFSTKSKKNRQCEEPTFITSPGQNRWRTLGDDNTSISNELPRGTTKESTNNHDNSTSVANNDKGIDCEDKLLLDEYNLGVDGEKLTPEQENEKAELVKELTKRLRGPLADENGNIPTGDKRPIAIEVDGPSHFYANSTNYTAYTKLKHRLLTRMGYKVLHVPYFEWRRLRGAREREDYMRAKLAEEPTEWLDPEDEKFYSERLDILKQQFSSTPTPTTVNSAANDVKNETINR; this comes from the coding sequence ATGATGAtcaaatgtaaatatatacttccaaaatttatattgaAATCTAAAATAAGCACCTCCTATATAATTAACGAATATCACACGATTAGACTTTTTTCTACCAAATCTAAAAAGAATAGACAATGTGAAGAACCAACTTTTATTACATCGCCCGGTCAGAATAGATGGAGAACACTTGGAGATGATAATACATCTatttcaaatgaattgCCCCGTGGTACTACTAAGGAATCGACTAATAACCATGATAATTCAACAAGCGTTGCTAATAATGACAAAGGCATTGATTGCGAAGACAAACTATTGTTGGATGAATATAATCTGGGAGTGGATGGTGAAAAACTTACACCAGAACAGGAAAATGAGAAAGCAGAACTTGTTAAGGAGCTTACGAAACGGCTAAGAGGTCCATTAGCGGATGAAAATGGTAATATTCCTACCGGTGATAAACGACCAATTGCCATAGAAGTAGATGGTCCATCCCACTTCTATGCAAACAGTACTAATTACACCGCTTATACGAAACTCAAACATAGGCTACTTACTAGGATGGGGTATAAGGTTTTACATGTACCATATTTCGAATGGAGAAGACTGAGAGGCGCTAGGGAAAGGGAAGATTATATGCGGGCCAAGTTGGCTGAGGAACCTACTGAGTGGCTTGATCCTGAAGATGAAAAGTTCTACTCCGAGAGGTTGGATATCCTGAAGCAGCAATTTTCGTCCACGCCCACACCAACAACTGTCAATTCCGCTGCTAATgatgtaaaaaatgaaaCTATTAATCGTTAA
- a CDS encoding nascent polypeptide-associated complex subunit alpha (overlaps_old_locusTagID:BBM_III06485): MPKNKKNANKNYEAENDILSSEGESEGEGQNTGNNTGTGRQNRNEKKARKMLSKLNFKSLTGITKVIIKKSKQTFFVVQAADVYKSPSSDTYIIFGEAKIEDLNSQAQSDAAQLFTQMAFKVSSMEADKVKSDPESKDSTKPKDTESVVVDVTDSAVEISEKDINLVMSQVSCSMEEAKRALIENNGDIVDAIIQLTN, encoded by the coding sequence ATGCCTAAGAACAAGAAGAACGCCAATAAAAACTACGAAGCcgaaaatgatatattatcttcTGAAGGTGAAAGTGAGGGAGAAGGTCAAAATACGGGAAATAACACAGGCACAGGCAGACAGAATAGGAATGAAAAGAAAGCAAGGAAAATGTTATCAAAGCTTAACTTCAAATCATTGACTGGGATAACTAAGGTTATTATTAAGAAGAGTAAACAAACCTTCTTTGTCGTGCAAGCTGCTGATGTATACAAAAGCCCATCATCTGATACATACATAATTTTCGGTGAAGCCAAGATTGAAGACTTGAATTCACAAGCTCAATCAGATGCAGCTCAGTTATTCACTCAAATGGCTTTCAAAGTTTCATCAATGGAGGCAGATAAGGTTAAGTCTGATCCGGAATCTAAGGATTCTACTAAACCTAAAGACACCGAGTCTGTTGTAGTCGATGTAACAGATTCTGCTGTTGAAATATCTGAAAAGGATATCAACTTGGTTATGAGTCAGGTTAGTTGTTCCATGGAGGAAGCGAAGAGGGCTCTAATCGAAAATAATGGAGATATTGTTGATGCTATAATTcaattaacaaattga
- a CDS encoding conserved Plasmodium protein, unknown function (overlaps_old_locusTagID:BBM_III06465) gives MNKLFFFQRQICKFVTNVNKSEFLKSFNIDHTPITHNISITNVNNQKSEIDSIKNGKQQQFRLHTSDKSDDSNSSMYSKQSLWPELEQLELKYKNEVKRGMTKKICSKYIKKISSDTDIYKCLEQAEISIPITAHSSRPNGEGILPSGRHRPSSTTILESELGLTGNNLLVNDLKLPNNESIESSNGAFDELNKTIVSNDKEVGVNELIIGGKTLDMNIIKTIYGTTDPNEIIANSPASVIKANTGMDPETWINMDISKLVIQQKLQKSRSSSDILEIYKENFTEINYVNAVTALHRIAKNSKNHERYTLSNDPTMNKLLDHIYSFIPQMDQQSITNTLWALTRLEIRPNWISNLFLKLIPLANKLTPSELSMSLYCVAKFNSSSKKRLVTNQINKSTAYTIKDTLLTISRQRIEEFKMPIELTCIATSFARLNVRDSHVFRYIADKSLQLFEMNKLDVEHICSLIWSFARVNIVNTSLLGHFCKFIEKNADKCALRDLVNLCWSLSKLNYTPNELFIYTMSPMLRTFIRDMNSRDVSIIAWSYSNAGIQDNELFKDLSLKIAANVNDLSAQDIAALINCFSHMSMNDKSLFRSLFSRAYILATGKHFTPVQIKTILRGLANAELMAPNKLVDCLSSLAIDHKNSFEIDLITVITSLSKLGVDSMKYEPLLFETEGIVHKMYVEDCISLLNVFINEANQSNNFVGLTGKRLILANAYLSQCCSRARNKYNFTTILAANLLNSMYKLNLSSPELLHIIMKQIIPLINHSTIEEFCLLLGALSNTDYSDRAIIRTHIHRRPLLQNSLKEKFALLSNSNPIDASSLTHAAIRIGYYDDVIDTLFEKIELSNNALDIISSSQAIWAMTQAGYKPSWSKRALETTLVSLNSASDDNDSIWRLLWCAIVHNVSSDLILPIAESITNDLPKDIFQAQQIALALVKTGLADGKFVSDVCKQFYNDILAYMRNDLYENFGVNRYARKSTRDDRKFKIRDINYDLWISECLIQLHIPHTSLHVIENVYRISAAFPSHGFILDVISFEDTLAPKNIAQASSTLRKSQLTLLGHLITRINLSDLYSAVADKTARMLIAKTISSFSWQAREFLSFKNPNEFIPSYNQEQCSEFQD, from the exons TAAATCAGATGATTCGAACTCTTCTATGTATAGTAAACAGTCATTATGGCCAGAGCTTGAGCAATTGGAACTCAAATATAAGAATGAAGTTAAACGTGGTATGACCAAGAAAATATGctcaaaatatattaaaaag ATTAGTAGTGACACtgacatatataaatgCCTCGAACAAGCTGAAATATCAATTCCCATAACTGCCCATTCATCCAGACCTAATGGTGAAGGTATATTACCCAGTGGTAGACACAGACCCAGCTCCACTACTATATTGGAAAGTGAACTTGGTTTGACTGGTAATAATTTGCTGGTGAATGAtctaaaattgccaaataatGAATCAATTGAATCATCCAATGGTGCATTTGATGAGTTAAATAAGACAATTGTAAGTAATGACAAGGAGGTTGGTGTTAATGAACTTATAATCGGAGGTAAAACACTTGATATGAATATTATAAAGACAATTTACGGTACGACCGATCCAAATGAAATCATTGCCAATTCACCTGCATCTGTCATCAAAGCAAATACTGGTATGGATCCAGAGACATGGATAAATATGGATATATCCAAACTGGTAATCcaacaaaaattacaaaaatcacGTTCAAGTAGTGatattttggaaatttataaaGAAAATTTCACCGAAATAAATTACGTTAATGCGGTAACTGCATTGCACAGAATAGctaaaaattcaaaaaatcatGAAAGATACACTCTATCTAATGATCCCACgatgaataaattgttagATCACATATATTCATTCATTCCTCAAATGGATCAACAATCAATAACTAACACACTATGGGCCCTTACTAGACTAGAAATTAGACCGAATTGGATATCTAATCTATTTCTTAAGCTTATACCACTGGCAAACAAACTGACTCCTTCAGAGCTCAGTATGTCATTGTATTGTGTAGCAAAGTTTAACTCTAGCTCGAAAAAGCGGTTGGTCACAAATCAAATTAACAAGAGTACTGcttatacaattaaagaTACATTACTTACAATTTCTAGGCAAAGGATAGAAGAATTTAAAATGCCCATTGAGTTAACGTGTATTGCCACTTCATTTGCCAGGTTAAATGTTAGGGATTCTCATGTTTTCAGGTATATTGCAGATAAATCACTGCAATTATTCGAAATGAATAAACTAGATGTTGAGCATATATGCAGTCTTATTTGGTCATTTGCCAGAGTTAACATTGTAAATACATCATTGCTTGGTCATTTCTGTAAGTTTATTGAGAAAAATGCCGACAAATGTGCATTGAGGGATTTAGTAAACTTATGCTGGTCATTATCTAAGCTAAATTACACCCCAAATGAACTGTTCATATACACCATGTCACCAATGTTACGTACGTTCATTAGAGATATGAATAGTAGGGATGTATCTATTATTGCCTGGTCATATTCTAATGCTGGCATTCAGGACAACGAATTATTCAAAGATTTGAGCCTTAAAATAGCAGCCAATGTAAACGATTTATCAGCCCAAGATATCGCAGCGCtgattaattgttttagcCATATGAGTATGaatgataaatcattattccGATCATTATTTTCACGGGCTTACATTCTAGCAACTGGTAAACATTTTACTCCAGTACAAATAAAGACAATATTGAGAGGTTTGGCAAATGCTGAACTTATGGCACCGAATAAATTGGTTGATTGCCTGAGTAGTTTGGCAATTGATCATAAGaattcatttgaaattgaCTTGATTACAGTTATTACCTCCTTATCCAAATTAGGGGTCGATTCTATGAAATATGAACCACTGCTATTTGAAACAGAAGGAATTGTACACAAAATGTATGTTGAAGAttgtatttcattattaaaCGTTTTTATTAACGAAGCTAATCagtcaaataattttgtaggATTGACCGGCAAAAGATTGATTCTAGCCAATGCATATCTATCACAATGTTGTTCTAGAGCCagaaataaatacaattttaccaCCATTTTGGCtgcaaatttgttgaataGCATGTACAAACTAAACCTCAGCAGCCCAGAGTTATTGCACATTATTatgaaacaaattatacccctgataaatcattcaaCAATTGAAGAgttttgtttattattagGTGCACTATCAAATACAGATTATTCAGATAGAGCTATTATTAGAACTCATATTCATCGTAGACCATTGCTTcaaaattcattaaaaGAAAAGTTTGCACTGCTTTCTAATTCTAATCCAATAGATGCATCATCATTAACACATGCTGCCATTAGAATTGGTTATTATGATGACGTAATAGACACACTTTTTGAGAAAATTGAACTATCAAATAATGCATTAGACATTATATCTTCGTCACAAGCAATTTGGGCAATGACACAAGCTGGATATAAACCATCATGGAGTAAACGAGCATTGGAAACTACACTTGTAAGTTTAAATTCTGCTTCTGATGACAATGATAGTATATGGAGATTGCTTTGGTGTGCAATAGTACATAACGTTAGCAGCGATCTCATACTCCCGATAGCTGAATCAATTACTAATGATTTACCCAAGGATATATTTCAGGCACAGCAAATAGCACTGGCCCTCGTTAAGACAGGGTTAGCTGatggaaaatttgtttcTGATGtttgtaaacaattttataacGATATTTTAGCTTATATGCGAAATGACTtgtatgaaaattttggagTAAACAGATACGCAAGAAAATCAACTAGAGATGACAGAAAGTTTAAGATTAGGGATATTAACTATGATTTATGGATATCTGAATGTCTGATTCAATTGCATATACCCCATACAAGTCTCCACGtcattgaaaatgtatataGGATATCAGCAGCATTTCCTTCCCACGGATTCATTCTCGATGTCATAAGTTTTGAG GACACTCTTGCACCAAAAAACATAGCCCAAGCATCATCTACACTAAGAAAATCTCAACTAACGCTTTTAGGTCATCTAATAACAAggataaatttgtcagATCTATATTCTGCAGTTGCTGATAAAACTGCACGCATGCTAATAGCCAAAACTATTAGCAGTTTTAGTTGGCAAGCAAGGGAGTTTTTGTCATTCAAAAATCCGAATGAATTTATCCCCTCTTATAATCAGGAGCAATGTTCTGAGTTTCAGGATTAA
- a CDS encoding signal recognition particle subunit SRP68 (overlaps_old_locusTagID:BBM_III06485;~overlaps_old_locusTagID:BBM_III06490): MDSKLNYPLLNHMCILRFRHGLKDEEYSCYKNYATKRMFKLRKQLNLKNSTSHGSNKSKYQQITMPEAINDVRYLTIVLLQAERSWIYAMLLKTDYASKSYTKHTDKHRYLKRFKKSNVFARTLVSLCQNFGNEDTQTHSMIYQTYINSIVEFEKGNYVISKKGFWIFKTHLEQIRRSGVDDEMNNALKLQIDNLQKLLRTCGFHTHGEIKQLSTAEIFSQNMEQSCENDFKFHISDDGAIKVSFKQKILPINSQGILSQLNEVIQASTTNTILPDSILSTVSNDSFGFEILDYIKSTTTDTLLKHYQEVVDQLSDSIDSIRRESLMCDIGLQDSYNKLEVWPNEVMKFIQIEKNLLLILKSLNELINRITKSKIPTCGEGIRFASIIKQELTVFLIGDYTKWKDNFLIPNEIIRNVNALCLSLDYANNDKFPECISLLEWVNGRDHFLINVQKVSHSLAIWRLLVLFNILQNISKSLTNRIYLRMLSIYSIKQMEANDIGIINFVNNTISEDSKNKNGINYDVFDIGKTLMPINPILIDAARSKLEVPQFALISNANKGIRGILSSFW; the protein is encoded by the exons ATGGATAGTAAACTAAATTATCCAC TACTTAATCATATGTGTATACTGCGTTTCAGACATGGATTGAAAGATGAAGAGTATTCGTGCTATAAAAATTACGCGACGAAAAGGATGTTTAAACTGCGGAAGCAGCTTAACCTTAAAAATTCAACCAGTCATGGATCTAACAAGTCAAAGTACCAACAAATTACTATGCCTGAGGCAATTAATGATGTTAGATACCTTACTATCGTATTGTTACAGGCTGAACGATCATGGATTTATGCCATGTTATTGAAGACAGACTATGCTTCTAAGAGTTACACTAAACATACTGATAAGCATAGATATTTGAAGAGGTTTAAAAAATCGAATGTTTTTGCTCGTACTTTAGTTTCTctatgtcaaaattttggtAACGAAGACACTCAAACCCATTCCATGATATACCAAACGTATATTAATTCGATTGTTGAGTTTGAAAAGGGAAATTATGTCATTAGTAAAAAGGGGTTTTGGATATTCAAAACTCACCTAGAACAAATTAGACGATCTGGTGTGGATGATGAGATGAATAATGCATTGAAGCTTCAAATTGATAATCTACAAAAGTTGTTAAGGACCTGTGGTTTTCACACTCACGGGGAAATTAAGCAACTCAGTACAGCtgaaatattttcacaGAATATGGAACAATCATGTGAAAATGACTTCAAATTTCACATTAGTGATGATGGTGCTATAAAGGTTTcttttaaacaaaaaatattaccaaTTAACTCGCAAGGAATACTATCACAACTAAATGAAGTTATACAAGCATCTACGACAAATACAATACTTCCAGATTCTATATTATCCACAGTTAGCAATGATTCGTTTGGGTTTGAAATACTTGACTACATAAAATCTACAACAACCGATACTCTACTTAAACATTATCAGGAAGTGGTAGATCAGCTTTCTGATTCAATTGATTCCATAAGAAGGGAATCGCTTATGTGTGACATTGGATTACAGGATAGCTATAATAAACTTGAAGTCTGGCCAAATGAAGTAATGAAGTTCATTCAGATAGAGAAGAATTTACTGCTTAtcttaaaatcattaaatgaattgattaaCCGCATAACTAAATCAAAAATCCCTACCTGCGGGGAGGGTATTCGCTTTGCTAGTATTATCAAACAGGAGTTAACGGTATTTTTGATAGGAgattatacaaaatggaaggataattttttaatcccaaatgaaattattcGAAATGTCAACGCGCTGTGCCTATCATTGGATTATGcgaataatgataaatttccTGAATGTATATCGTTACTAGAATGGGTAAATGGCAGGgatcattttttaataaatgtacAAAAAGTATCACACTCTTTAGCCATATGGCGTTTACTCgttttgtttaatatacttcaaaatatatcaaagtCACTAACTAACCGTATTTACCTAAGGATGCTATCCATTTACAGCATCAAGCAGATGGAAGCTAATGATATAGGAATCATCAATTTCGTCAATAATACAATAAGTGAGgattcaaaaaataaaaatggtatAAATTATGATGTTTTTGACATTGGTAAGACATTGATGCCAATTAACCCAATCCTTATCGACGCAGCTCGCAGTAAGCTCGAGGTCCCTCAATTTGCACTGATTTCTAACGCTAATAAGG GCATACGTGGCATACTTTCTTCATTTTGGTAA
- a CDS encoding hypothetical protein (overlaps_old_locusTagID:BBM_III06500) produces MGVSARFKIWVDAFNNSKWKNLGNEVAEGVGSKYTNFSLQHAMDKINFLPTLYLNREFLLSLSYKNPFLLRNTFLPQKYSYILLDKQQESTELSATNNN; encoded by the coding sequence atgGGTGTATCCGCTAGATTCAAAATATGGGTCGATGCCTTTAATAATTCCAAATGGAAAAATCTAGGAAATGAAGTGGCAGAGGGTGTTGGTAGTAAATACACAAATTTCTCACTGCAACATGCAATGGACAAGATTAATTTCCTACCTacactatatttaaatcgAGAATTTTTACTATCATTATCGTACAAGAATCCATTTCTGCTCAGAAACACGTTTTTACCCCAAAAATACTCATATATACTCTTGGATAAACAACAAGAGTCTACGGAACTATCCGCGACTAACAACAATTGA
- a CDS encoding hypothetical protein (overlaps_old_locusTagID:BBM_III06480) has product MITNNSKKKGPKRFHFDPVSVSPKSYCITNNIIQHINNERMLSQGYGRRINNQKKLNVQLNQLISNHEYPKTSIERLIRLKYINKQLNMKLHSRQLLDYYICKIENVILKDKLKMHEEIAAKFSEWEEYELAEIRKLNEEIEGHILDSINKIKPQNDMNKITDVVEGCNIEFENYMKQLIAKSLANKTGVNVAPHNNA; this is encoded by the coding sequence ATGATTACTAATAATAGTAAGAAGAAGGGACCAAAAAGATTTCATTTCGATCCAGTATCAGTTTCCCCTAAATCTTACTGTATAACAaacaatattatccaaCATATAAACAATGAACGCATGCTTTCCCAAGGATATGGGAGGAGGAtcaataatcaaaaaaaattgaatgttCAACTCAACCAATTAATATCCAATCATGAATATCCAAAAACTTCTATTGAAAGATTGATAAGgcttaaatatataaataaacaacTAAACATGAAGCTGCATTCTAGGCAACTGTTGGATTACTATATATGCAAGattgaaaatgtaattttgaagGATAAACTCAAGATGCACGAAGAAATTGCTGCAAAATTTTCTGAATGGGAAGAATATGAATTAGCTGAGATTCGTAAATTAAACGAAGAGATTGAAGGGCATATATTGGATTccataaataaaattaaaccTCAAAATGACATGAATAAAATAACTGATGTTGTAGAAGGATGTAATATTGAATTCGAAAATTACATGAAACAGCTGATAGCAAAATCTCTAGCCAATAAAACTGGTGTAAATGTTGCACCGCATAATAACGCCTAA
- a CDS encoding conserved protein, unknown function (overlaps_old_locusTagID:BBM_III06505) codes for MTHNIARSRTKSSAPWKVSNSSPYLPPTNNTFFGNNSNGMARSKPVARDPRFSDLSGKLNVELFRKSYEFIDNLRDKEESALRQFIQKYNGKSKNKTTYLDQFGEITLEDAKKLLSKYKSQNIAIQNKREFAKLKQELKQKERLKLAISNKRTFYYSDAKIKKILKEKRDKEISINKIAKMEAKKAKKSIKSIPTRR; via the exons ATGACACATAATATTGCCAGGTCTCGGACTAAATCTAGTGCTCCTTGGAAGGTCTCAAATTCTTCCCCTTACTTGCCACCAACTAACAATACTTTTTTTGGCAATAATTCTAATGGCATGGCCAGGAGTAAACCAGTGGCTCGAGATCCTAGATTTAGTGATTTATCAG GGAAACTGAATGTGGAACTTTTCCGAAAATCATACGAATTCATCGATAATCTACGAGATAAAGAGGAGTCTGCGCTACGTCAATTTATCCAGAAATATAATGGTAAAAGTAAAAATAAAACTACATATTTGGACCAGTTTGGTGAAATAACATTGGAGGATGCTAAAAAGTTACTCAGCAAATATAAATCGCAGAATATTGCAATTCAAAACAAACGCGAGTTTGCCAAGTTAAAACAGGAACTGAAACAAAAAGAACGTTTAAAGCTGGCTATTTCTAATAAAAGGACTTTCTACTATTCTGATGCCAAGATTaagaaaattttgaagGAAAAGAGGGATAAGGAAATCTCTATAAataaaatcgcaaaaatgGAAGCTAAGAAGGCAAAGAAGTCAATTAAATCGATTCCTACGCgaagataa